The following is a genomic window from Pedobacter sp. KBS0701.
CATATTTTCCAGAATAGTAAGCAAAACAAGCGGAATGAGTTTAATTTCATCAAGATCAGGTCCGCTGGCAAACTCAATATAAATTGCACCCTGGGTAATTTGGTGCAGGCCGATCAGGTTTTCACACTGCGAAATTTCATCACTTAAACGGACATAACCTTCATTATGTTGCGTGCTGGCTGCAAAGCGCATCATATCAGAAAGATAAAGCATCACTTTAGCATCTTCCGGAGAGTAAGCACTTAATTTTTGGTGTACAAACTCAAATGTATTGAACAGCAGATGCGGATTAATCTGTGCTTTCATGAAAGCATTCTTAGACATGGCCAGTTCCTTATCCATCTTTTCCTTCTCAATAAGCATTTGAAAACGCTGTTTTTCGATACGGGATTTTTCTGTTTTTTCTTTAATAAACCGCTTTAAGAAATAATACCCTGTAGAAAAAAGAAGGAAAAAAGAACCCCTGTAAAGTACCTTGGTTATTCTGATCTTGAGACTTGGCAGTTGCCCGGGTAAAATATTGGTATAAGTATTTAGCAAAATGTCAACACCTGTAACTATGCCTAAATAAATCAAGATAGTTGATATAACAACCAGAGGAACTTTCCATACTGCTCCGTTATGAAATGCCGTTGCTTTTTCCAGCAGTAAAGCATAGGTATAAAATAAGGTGATATTAATCGTGTAATGAATAGCGTAGTTACCGAATGTACCTAACAGGCCAAGGAAGTAAATAACCATCACAGTCTCCCAAACGATAAATGCTGTCCAAGCAATTATGTGTATACGATATGTGTATAACCATCTTTGCAACGTACCGTTGCGCCATTTCAACCTATTCATAAAGGCATATTTACTATTTGTGTAACAACTAAAGTTATAGG
Proteins encoded in this region:
- a CDS encoding sensor histidine kinase, with translation MVIYFLGLLGTFGNYAIHYTINITLFYTYALLLEKATAFHNGAVWKVPLVVISTILIYLGIVTGVDILLNTYTNILPGQLPSLKIRITKVLYRGSFFLLFSTGYYFLKRFIKEKTEKSRIEKQRFQMLIEKEKMDKELAMSKNAFMKAQINPHLLFNTFEFVHQKLSAYSPEDAKVMLYLSDMMRFAASTQHNEGYVRLSDEISQCENLIGLHQITQGAIYIEFASGPDLDEIKLIPLVLLTILENMFKHGNLNDAENKATIDVYTIDGKLHIESRNLPRSIKSKVGFGSGMDNISNRLKYAYHQHAEMTAGIDEEGFYTLNISISLNALTIESKTKKAEQPILV